From a single Thalassophryne amazonica chromosome 7, fThaAma1.1, whole genome shotgun sequence genomic region:
- the cdc42l gene encoding cell division cycle 42, like, producing MQTIKCVVVGDGAVGKTCLLISYTTNKFPSEYVPTVFDNYAVTVMIGGEPYTLGLFDTAGQEDYDRLRPLSYPQTDVFLVCFSVVSPSSFENVKEKWVPEILHHCPRTPFLLVGTQVDLRDDSNTVEKLAKNKQRPLTAESGEKLARELKAVKYVECSALTQKGLKNVFDEAILAALEPPETKPKKRCVLL from the exons ATGCAGACTATAAAATGTGTCGTGGTAGGGGATGGTGCAGTAGGAAAGACTTGTCTACTCATCTCTTATACAACCAACAAGTTCCCTTCAGAATATGTGCCTACG GTTTTTGACAATTATGCAGTGACAGTGATGATTGGAGGAGAACCCTATACACTCGGACTTTTCGACACAGCCG GTCAGGAGGATTATGACAGGCTGCGTCCTCTCAGCTACCCACAGACAGATGTATTCCTTGTGTGTTTCTCTGTCGTCTCTCCCTCCTCATTTGAGAATGTCAAGGAGAAG TGGGTTCCAGAGATTTTGCACCACTGCCCACGCACACCCTTCCTGTTAGTGGGTACTCAGGTGGATCTGCGAGATGACAGCAATACAGTTGAGAAGTTGGCAAAGAATAAACAGCGCCCCCTAACTGCTGAGAGTGGAGAAAAGCTGGCACGTGAACTCAAAGCTGTCAAATATGTGGAGTGTTCTGCTCTCACACAG AAAGGGCTAAAGAATGTATTTGATGAGGCCATTCTGGCAGCCCTGGAGCCTCCCGAGACCAAACCCAAGAAACGGTGTGTTCTGTTATAG